Proteins encoded within one genomic window of Episyrphus balteatus chromosome 1, idEpiBalt1.1, whole genome shotgun sequence:
- the LOC129915217 gene encoding zinc carboxypeptidase yields MRIAIGLLLIALLSVSAEEPLRFDNYKVYKLFINEDGQYQSLKNIEKTFKLNFWKEIRSLGEDCDVMVPPEKVLDFEKFLQKSSIGYNLTINNVQELIDNERPKARSAGMEWTDYHSLEEIHAWVESLAQRFPKQVSLFSIGKSFEGRNIKGLKISYKPGNKAVFIEANIHAREWITSAVITYIIDELLVSRHPAVRDIAENIDWYIIPVLNVDGFVYSHEVDRMWRKSRQGHGNKCIGTDMNRNFGFLWMSAGASNDSCSETYAGPFAQSEPEINQLVDYVQALPDDYIKIYISLHSYGQYVLSPWGHTEELPPDYDAMMHVAKGYADSLKRRYGTVFTYGSSALTLYKVSGSGKEWAYAVKGIPIPYTIELRDKGTYGFILPPEQILPTAKEVLEGFIGMIHAAREINIV; encoded by the exons ATGAGAATTGCTATTGGATTATTACTGATAGCTTTGCTATCTGTATCCGCAGAAGAACCTTTACGATTTGATAATTATAAAGTGTATAAATTGTTTATTAACGAAGATGGACAATATCAAAgtcttaaaaatattgaaaaaaccttTAAA TTAAACTTTTGGAAAGAAATTCGTTCGCTTGGCGAAGATTGCGATGTTATGGTTCCACCAGAAAAAgttcttgattttgaaaaatttcttcaaaaatcttcaattggATACAATTTAACAATTAACAATGTCCAAGA ATTAATCGATAATGAAAGACCAAAAGCTCGATCAGCAGGTATGGAATGGACTGACTACCACTCTCTCGAAGAAATCCACGCCTGGGTAGAAAGCCTTGCTCAACGTTTTCCAAAACAAGTCAGTTTATTCTCAATTGGAAAATCCTTCGAGGGTCGTAATATCAAGGGTCTTAAAATTTCCTACAAACCAGGCAACAAGGCTGTCTTCATTGAAGCCAATATTCATGCTCGAGAATGGATTACATCAGCAGTTATAACTTATATCATTGATGAACTTTTAGTCTCAAGACATCCAGCTGTTCGAGATATTGCTGAAAATATTGATTGGTATATTATTCCGGTTTTGAATGTCGATGGTTTCGTCTATTCCCATGAAGTT GACCGCATGTGGCGTAAGAGTCGTCAGGGCCATGGTAACAAATGCATTGGAACTGATATGAACCGTAATTTCGGGTTCTTGTGGATGA GTGCTGGAGCTTCAAATGATTCATGTTCGGAGACCTACGCTGGACCGTTTGCCCAATCGGAACCGGAAATTAACCAACTTGTCGATTATGTTCAAGCTTTGCCTGATgattatatcaaaatttatatttctctGCATTCTTATGGACAGTACGTTCTGTCCCCCTGGGGTCACACTGAGGAACTACCTCCAGATTATGACGCTATGATGCATGTCGCTAAAGGCTACGCTGATTCCCTGAAACGACGATATGGAACAGTTTTTACCTATGGCTCCAGTGCTTTAACCTTGT ACAAAGTTTCAGGATCTGGTAAAGAATGGGCCTACGCAGTTAAGGGTATTCCAATTCCCTACACAATTGAGCTTCGTGACAAGGGAACTTATGGATTTATTCTTCCTCCAGAGCAGATTCTTCCAACTGCCAAGGAAGTTCTTGAAGGTTTTATTGGAATGATTCATGCAGCAAGAGAGATTAACATAGTTTAG
- the LOC129915210 gene encoding uncharacterized protein LOC129915210 has translation MNANLFLTVIFVLGLIDAAFGCNGYKANILKMENCAGADAIISADADFTVKLTKKCELVPVGCVANKAFATAKAKYTLKKDKMVIKEEEVDLCSAVDGANQEAKSFMKVFSMPEKCPVAEEKICANDHKFDVSKYKNMMSLAKGSFELTAEVTHDTGKSCLHLELEITK, from the exons ATGAACGCAAATCTGTTTTTAACTGTCATTTTCGTATTGGGATTAATTGATGCAGCTTTTGGATGC AATGGCTACAAGGCAAATATTCTTAAAATGGAGAATTGCGCTGGAGCTGATGCTATAATTTCTGCTGATGCTGATTTCACTGTTAAACTTACAAAGAAGTGTGAATTAGTTCCAGTTGGATGTGTTGCTAATAAAGCTTTCGCCACAGCAAag GCCAAGTATACTCTGAAAAAGGACAAAATGGTCATCAAGGAAGAAGAAGTCGATCTCTGCTCTGCTGTTGATGGAGCTAATCAGGAAGCTAAGAGCTTCATGAAAGTCTTCTCAATGCCTGAAAAATGTCCAGTTGCAGAG GAAAAAATCTGTGCCAATGACCACAAATTTGACGTTTCAAAATACAAGAATATGATGAGCTTGGCTAAAGGTTCCTTTGAACTTACTGCTGAAGTCACCCACGATACT ggTAAATCTTGCCTTCATCTGGAGCTGGAAATCACCAAATAG